The following coding sequences are from one Paenibacillus stellifer window:
- a CDS encoding Maf family protein, which produces MNGGITPIILASGSPRRRELLSLLGLPLKVIPSDADESFQPGWTPDYIVSTLALRKAEAVLPQAGSKPAVVVGSDTIVVLDGRVLGKPRDDSEARDMLASLQGRSHSVFTGLACVRAGQAGERIGALPEDVWKTAPQAPVDLADTEEAVPPGLGNGNGGTITPLPFGRLGQYAVIPGAGGNGPLAIAGYTESRVTFRPMTSAEITSYIATGEPMDKAGSYGIQGIGSVFIEEMEGDFYSVMGLPLNLLYEMLSRFGISPF; this is translated from the coding sequence ATGAACGGCGGGATAACCCCGATTATTCTAGCTTCCGGTTCGCCGAGACGCCGGGAGCTGCTGTCCCTGCTCGGGCTTCCGCTGAAGGTGATTCCAAGCGACGCGGACGAGAGCTTTCAGCCCGGCTGGACGCCCGATTATATCGTGAGCACGCTTGCGCTGCGCAAGGCGGAAGCTGTGCTTCCGCAGGCCGGGAGCAAGCCTGCTGTCGTGGTCGGCAGCGATACGATCGTCGTGCTGGATGGGCGTGTGCTCGGCAAGCCCCGGGACGACTCGGAGGCGAGAGATATGCTGGCCTCCCTTCAGGGAAGGTCGCATTCCGTCTTTACCGGATTGGCCTGTGTGCGTGCAGGGCAGGCGGGAGAACGGATCGGAGCGCTTCCCGAGGATGTATGGAAGACGGCTCCTCAAGCTCCGGTAGATCTGGCGGATACGGAGGAAGCTGTTCCCCCAGGATTGGGAAATGGGAATGGCGGCACTATCACACCGCTTCCATTCGGGAGATTGGGCCAGTATGCGGTGATTCCGGGGGCCGGGGGTAATGGGCCGCTAGCAATTGCGGGCTATACGGAGAGCAGGGTCACATTCCGCCCGATGACGAGCGCCGAGATCACTAGCTATATCGCTACGGGGGAGCCGATGGACAAGGCTGGCTCCTACGGCATTCAAGGCATCGGATCGGTGTTTATCGAAGAGATGGAAGGCGATTTTTACAGCGTAATGGGCTTGCCGTTGAACCTGCTGTACGAGATGCTGTCCCGGTTCGGCATAAGCCCTTTTTGA
- a CDS encoding DUF4321 domain-containing protein encodes MKRKNAGILVLYIILGWLAGAWVAKLLEPVKSLSFLTKSTLIKWSPQADLDILMYDVTIQLKLCILSLAGIIVAVWLYRRK; translated from the coding sequence ATGAAGAGGAAAAATGCAGGAATTCTTGTGCTCTATATCATTTTGGGCTGGCTGGCAGGAGCGTGGGTCGCCAAGCTGCTGGAGCCGGTCAAGAGCTTGTCTTTTTTGACGAAGTCCACCTTGATCAAATGGTCGCCGCAGGCCGATCTGGATATCCTGATGTATGACGTAACCATTCAATTGAAACTCTGCATACTAAGTCTCGCCGGCATTATCGTGGCCGTGTGGCTGTACCGCAGAAAATAG
- the radC gene encoding RadC family protein, translating into MESSTFMLRDLPHEERPRERMMHYGAESLSQAELLAILLRTGTRRESAIHMAQRILGEAGGIRGLYDLSIEELTQMKGIGPAKAVQLKAGIELGRRMAISRMDRAVIIRSPHDAAAILTEQLRYLQKEHFVCLFLNTKNHVIAQETLSMGSLNASIVHPREVFRAAIKCSSASIICAHNHPSGDPTPSPEDISLTRRLLEAGEIVGIDVLDHLIIGDSEFVSMKEKGLM; encoded by the coding sequence ATGGAATCGTCAACGTTTATGCTGCGAGACCTTCCCCATGAAGAACGACCGAGAGAACGCATGATGCATTATGGGGCGGAATCACTGAGCCAGGCCGAGCTGCTGGCTATTCTGCTGCGAACGGGAACCCGCCGGGAATCGGCGATTCATATGGCGCAGCGCATATTGGGAGAGGCGGGCGGCATCCGCGGCCTGTACGACCTTAGCATTGAAGAACTGACGCAAATGAAAGGCATCGGTCCCGCCAAGGCCGTGCAGCTGAAAGCCGGCATTGAGCTTGGAAGGAGAATGGCGATCAGCCGGATGGACCGGGCGGTCATCATCCGCAGTCCGCATGACGCGGCCGCCATCCTCACCGAGCAGCTTCGCTATTTGCAGAAAGAGCATTTCGTCTGTCTCTTTCTGAACACCAAAAATCATGTGATCGCGCAGGAGACGCTGTCGATGGGAAGCCTGAACGCTTCGATTGTCCATCCCAGAGAGGTGTTTCGGGCGGCCATTAAATGCAGCAGCGCTTCCATTATATGTGCGCATAATCATCCAAGCGGTGATCCGACGCCGAGTCCGGAGGATATTTCCCTGACCCGGAGACTGCTCGAAGCAGGCGAAATCGTCGGCATCGACGTGCTGGATCATCTCATTATCGGAGACAGTGAATTTGTAAGTATGAAGGAAAAAGGCTTGATGTAG
- a CDS encoding rod shape-determining protein, whose product MLGGFTKDLGIDLGTANTLVYVRGKGIVVREPSVVAIRTDTKSIEAVGESAKKMIGRTPGNIRAIRPMKDGVIADFDTTATMIKYFIRQAQKQRSMFQRHPNVMVCVPSGITAVEQRAVEDATKQAGAREAYIIEEPFAAAIGADLPVWEPTGSMVVDIGGGTTEVAVISLGGIVTSRSVRVAGDEMDESIIQYVKRQYNLMVGERTAEQLKMDIGSALPLEKAETMEIRGRDLVTGLPKTLTITSDEISEALNDTVNAIIEAVKVTLEKCPPELAADIMDRGIVLTGGGALLRNLDKLLARETGMPVIVAENPLDCVAVGTGKALENIHLFKTRGSGSRSKR is encoded by the coding sequence ATGTTGGGTGGTTTTACAAAAGATTTGGGAATTGACCTGGGAACAGCGAATACACTGGTATATGTCCGCGGAAAAGGAATTGTGGTTCGGGAACCTTCCGTAGTGGCAATCCGTACCGATACGAAGTCTATAGAAGCCGTAGGCGAATCCGCCAAAAAAATGATCGGCCGCACGCCGGGCAACATCCGCGCGATCCGTCCGATGAAGGATGGCGTTATCGCCGATTTTGACACAACTGCAACGATGATCAAATACTTCATCCGCCAGGCGCAGAAGCAGCGCTCCATGTTCCAGCGCCATCCGAATGTGATGGTATGCGTGCCATCCGGCATCACGGCGGTAGAGCAGCGCGCCGTTGAGGATGCAACGAAGCAGGCGGGCGCGCGCGAAGCTTACATCATCGAGGAACCGTTCGCCGCAGCGATCGGCGCCGATCTGCCGGTATGGGAACCGACGGGCAGCATGGTCGTCGACATCGGCGGGGGCACGACGGAGGTCGCTGTCATTTCGCTCGGGGGCATTGTAACAAGCCGTTCGGTGCGCGTGGCCGGCGATGAAATGGACGAGTCGATCATCCAGTACGTCAAGCGCCAGTACAACCTGATGGTTGGGGAACGTACGGCTGAGCAGCTCAAGATGGACATCGGCTCCGCGCTGCCGCTGGAGAAGGCGGAGACGATGGAAATTCGCGGCCGCGACCTCGTAACCGGTCTTCCCAAGACGCTGACCATTACCTCGGACGAGATTTCCGAAGCGCTGAACGACACGGTGAACGCCATTATCGAAGCGGTCAAGGTAACGCTTGAGAAATGCCCGCCGGAGCTTGCGGCTGACATTATGGACCGCGGCATCGTGCTGACGGGCGGCGGCGCGCTGCTGCGCAACCTGGATAAGCTTCTGGCCCGCGAGACCGGCATGCCTGTCATCGTGGCGGAGAACCCGCTGGACTGCGTGGCGGTTGGCACAGGCAAAGCCTTGGAGAATATCCATCTGTTCAAGACCCGGGGCAGCGGATCTCGCTCCAAGCGGTAA